One region of Deinococcus yavapaiensis KR-236 genomic DNA includes:
- a CDS encoding response regulator — MNDVSRQAGRAYPEDETHPFILVIEDNEADSDLLRQAFACVTSPRIPVVLRVEHDGMAGLEAARHVQPRLILLDLGLPTLDGLEVLQALKADALTQSIPIIVFTEQGADEQVMAAYRRYANAYVRKVGTFDEMCRVVEAVTRFWLGSVLLPGDGWPRVPT; from the coding sequence ATGAACGACGTGTCACGTCAGGCTGGACGAGCCTACCCTGAGGACGAGACGCATCCGTTCATCCTCGTGATCGAGGACAACGAGGCCGACAGCGACCTGCTGCGGCAAGCGTTCGCGTGCGTGACGTCACCGCGCATTCCGGTCGTGCTGCGCGTCGAGCACGACGGCATGGCGGGCTTGGAGGCCGCGCGACACGTGCAGCCTCGCCTCATCCTGCTCGATCTTGGGCTGCCCACGCTCGACGGTCTGGAGGTGCTGCAAGCCCTCAAGGCGGACGCGTTGACGCAGAGCATCCCGATCATCGTGTTCACCGAGCAGGGCGCCGATGAACAAGTGATGGCCGCTTACCGCCGCTACGCCAACGCGTACGTGCGGAAGGTCGGAACCTTCGACGAGATGTGCCGCGTCGTCGAGGCCGTGACGCGCTTCTGGCTCGGCTCGGTGCTGCTGCCCGGCGACGGATGGCCTCGCGTACCGACTTGA
- a CDS encoding GNAT family N-acetyltransferase, whose amino-acid sequence MTSSQFHFDPQMAPLDLRVLVEQRDAFYQHTLDGYRALPPDFQQRAGIERIPFSAGVLHLMRVLPLPTFNSVRGFGLSAPATEEDIAALLATVDACRAPAWGLVVDPRTRPADLPVMLEAHGIREVYRQVVLYASASTARAALELLPEGGPVAVEISQSNVSAAVALLMSQFGMPALAQEFLPLTMTTLGWKGYVVEEEDGPSSAGFLTVLEERALLHTTATRPESRGRGGQRALIARRLREGLTLGCEHFFVDVTAGEVNTSRRNLERMGFRPVFEVAYFTKASSN is encoded by the coding sequence ATGACGTCCAGCCAGTTCCATTTCGATCCACAGATGGCCCCGCTCGACCTTCGAGTGCTCGTAGAGCAGCGCGACGCCTTCTATCAGCACACGCTCGACGGGTATCGAGCGCTGCCGCCGGACTTCCAGCAGCGAGCGGGCATCGAGCGCATCCCGTTCAGCGCGGGCGTCTTGCACTTGATGCGCGTGCTTCCCCTTCCGACGTTCAACTCGGTGCGCGGCTTCGGTCTTTCGGCGCCCGCCACGGAAGAGGACATTGCCGCCCTCCTCGCGACGGTGGACGCGTGCCGGGCGCCCGCGTGGGGCTTGGTCGTCGATCCTCGCACGCGACCAGCCGACCTTCCCGTCATGCTCGAAGCGCACGGCATCCGAGAGGTGTACCGGCAGGTGGTGCTGTACGCTTCCGCGTCCACTGCACGCGCCGCCCTGGAGCTTCTGCCAGAGGGCGGACCCGTGGCGGTGGAGATCTCGCAGTCGAACGTGTCGGCGGCGGTCGCGCTTTTGATGTCGCAGTTCGGCATGCCCGCGTTGGCACAGGAGTTCCTCCCGCTCACCATGACGACGTTGGGGTGGAAGGGGTACGTCGTCGAGGAGGAGGACGGGCCGAGCAGCGCCGGATTCCTGACCGTGTTGGAAGAGAGGGCGTTGCTGCACACGACCGCGACACGTCCGGAGAGTCGGGGGCGCGGCGGGCAGCGCGCACTCATCGCGAGGCGCTTACGGGAAGGCTTGACGTTGGGGTGCGAGCACTTTTTCGTGGACGTCACGGCCGGTGAAGTGAATACGAGCCGGCGGAACTTGGAGCGGATGGGCTTCCGCCCCGTCTTCGAGGTGGCGTACTTCACGAAGGCGAGCTCGAACTGA
- a CDS encoding class I SAM-dependent methyltransferase, whose translation MTQPQTDMNALKARLKATWMSGDYSTFATPLLPGALEFLKRADLKLGERMLDVGCGAGQTAIPAAQAGAIVTGVDIATNLIEHARERARKEQVDVTFEEGDAEDLQYPDASFDVVLSLFAAMFAPRPDLVAKELTRVCRRGGRIVMGNWTPTCFIGQMFKVIGRHVPPAPMPSPLLWGNEDTVRERLGDRVRDVVMTHGSYQFDYPFSPERTVEFFATYYGPTNRAFAVLDEAGQAALKRDLTALWSDNNQAQDGRTIVYSDLLTVQAIRA comes from the coding sequence ATGACGCAGCCGCAGACGGACATGAACGCCCTGAAGGCCCGCCTCAAAGCCACCTGGATGAGCGGAGACTACAGCACCTTCGCCACGCCGCTTTTGCCCGGCGCGCTGGAGTTTTTGAAGCGCGCCGACCTCAAGCTCGGCGAGCGCATGCTCGACGTGGGGTGCGGTGCAGGTCAGACAGCGATTCCCGCCGCGCAAGCCGGCGCGATCGTGACGGGCGTGGACATCGCCACGAACCTGATCGAACATGCGCGTGAACGGGCCCGTAAAGAGCAGGTCGACGTGACCTTCGAAGAGGGGGACGCGGAAGACCTGCAATATCCTGACGCGAGTTTCGATGTGGTCCTGAGTTTGTTCGCGGCGATGTTCGCTCCCCGCCCGGATTTGGTCGCGAAAGAGCTCACGCGTGTGTGCCGGCGAGGAGGGCGGATCGTGATGGGCAACTGGACGCCGACTTGCTTCATCGGTCAGATGTTCAAGGTGATCGGACGGCATGTGCCGCCCGCGCCGATGCCGTCACCGTTGTTGTGGGGCAACGAGGACACCGTGCGTGAGCGTCTCGGCGACCGGGTGCGCGACGTTGTGATGACGCACGGCTCGTACCAGTTTGACTATCCGTTCTCGCCCGAGCGGACGGTCGAGTTTTTCGCGACTTACTACGGCCCCACCAACCGCGCCTTCGCCGTTCTCGACGAGGCTGGACAAGCAGCGCTCAAACGTGACTTGACGGCGCTTTGGTCGGACAACAATCAGGCGCAGGACGGCAGGACGATTGTGTACAGCGACCTGCTGACCGTACAAGCCATTCGCGCCTAA
- a CDS encoding DAPG hydrolase family protein, with protein sequence MTRSTGPARAHPLPPPLDFGWRMRTLDTAQTSLHFRRDGLMELTIDHALLKNIHPAMLRWWFEGVHLDMPYAGRVYPRYRVWHPRDHIALTKPRLVRDGRVGEGAHFRIMEVFGRDERYRVDSVEYVEKLDDTGIRLVKFLAGVPVFSLEHWFTSVPGGTRYESQMLVGTSSPMFRRVLNGLLTRRVFPEAMGRAWLRHNIEEVGNFEFFLPDLWSTRSI encoded by the coding sequence ATGACGCGCTCCACCGGTCCCGCCCGCGCCCACCCCTTACCGCCCCCGCTGGACTTCGGTTGGCGCATGCGCACCCTCGACACGGCACAAACCTCGTTGCATTTCCGCCGCGACGGCCTGATGGAACTCACCATCGACCACGCGCTCCTCAAGAACATTCATCCCGCCATGCTGCGCTGGTGGTTCGAAGGCGTCCACCTCGACATGCCCTACGCGGGCCGCGTGTATCCCCGCTACCGCGTGTGGCACCCGCGCGATCACATCGCGCTGACCAAACCACGCCTCGTCCGCGACGGCCGGGTGGGCGAAGGCGCGCACTTCCGCATCATGGAAGTTTTCGGACGTGACGAACGTTACCGAGTGGACTCCGTGGAGTACGTCGAGAAGCTCGATGACACCGGCATTCGCCTCGTGAAGTTCTTGGCGGGCGTGCCGGTCTTCAGCTTGGAGCACTGGTTCACGAGCGTCCCGGGCGGTACGCGGTACGAATCGCAAATGCTGGTCGGCACGTCGAGTCCGATGTTCCGGCGCGTCTTGAACGGCCTGCTCACGCGGCGCGTCTTTCCGGAAGCGATGGGCCGAGCGTGGTTGCGGCACAACATCGAAGAAGTCGGGAACTTCGAGTTCTTCCTGCCGGACTTGTGGTCCACGCGGAGCATTTGA
- a CDS encoding acetylxylan esterase, whose product MAWFDLSEAELRSYTPTVREPQDFDAFWADTLADAHAHPLLLDVSPVDTPLKRLTVHDVAFAGYAGQAVRAWLIAPRDAPSSVPCVVEYIGYGGGRGLPSDWLLYASAGYAHLVMDTRGQGSVWRRGDTPDPDPAPLGGQHPGFLTRGLLDPRTYYYRRVFTDAARAVQAARALPGVDAARIAVAGGSQGGGIALATAALMPDVSALLADVPFLCHFERAVAITNAQPYAELTGYLRTHRDRIERVFETLAYFDGVSFARRVKAPALFSVGLMDEVCPPSTVFAAFNGVRSAKDIAVYPYSGHEAGEGPHALRRLAFLEETWRTPRAMEVDA is encoded by the coding sequence ATGGCGTGGTTTGACTTGTCAGAAGCGGAATTGCGATCGTACACGCCAACCGTGCGTGAACCCCAAGACTTCGACGCGTTCTGGGCCGACACTCTCGCGGACGCCCACGCGCACCCGCTGCTGCTCGACGTCAGCCCGGTCGACACGCCGCTCAAGCGCCTCACCGTGCACGACGTGGCCTTCGCGGGATACGCCGGGCAAGCGGTGCGCGCTTGGCTGATCGCGCCGAGAGACGCCCCGAGTTCGGTGCCGTGCGTCGTGGAGTACATCGGGTACGGCGGTGGTCGCGGCTTGCCGAGCGACTGGTTGTTGTACGCGAGCGCCGGGTACGCGCACCTCGTGATGGACACGCGCGGGCAAGGCAGCGTGTGGCGCAGAGGCGACACGCCCGATCCGGACCCCGCGCCGCTCGGCGGGCAACACCCAGGTTTCCTCACGCGGGGTCTGCTCGATCCGCGAACCTATTATTACCGCCGTGTCTTCACGGACGCGGCGCGCGCGGTGCAAGCGGCGCGCGCGCTGCCGGGCGTGGACGCGGCGCGGATCGCCGTGGCGGGCGGCAGTCAAGGCGGCGGCATCGCCCTCGCGACGGCGGCCTTGATGCCGGACGTGAGCGCGTTGCTGGCCGACGTGCCGTTTCTGTGCCACTTCGAACGGGCGGTGGCGATCACGAACGCGCAGCCGTACGCCGAACTCACCGGGTACTTGCGAACGCACCGCGACCGAATCGAGCGGGTGTTCGAGACGCTCGCGTACTTCGACGGCGTGTCGTTCGCGCGTCGCGTGAAGGCGCCCGCGCTCTTCAGCGTCGGCTTGATGGACGAGGTGTGCCCGCCGAGCACGGTCTTCGCGGCGTTCAATGGCGTGCGAAGCGCGAAGGACATCGCCGTGTATCCGTACTCCGGCCATGAAGCGGGGGAGGGACCGCATGCGCTGCGCCGCCTCGCCTTCTTGGAGGAGACGTGGCGGACGCCACGAGCGATGGAGGTCGACGCGTGA
- a CDS encoding alpha/beta hydrolase — MNTTRMLGFGLALGALGMWMYSRRAASYARLHPELRSPLLRLRHPAVTAAIVAGLGRVPRRVSDPIDVSFETRDVSGPAGAPDVKVLLYRPLGGQQNSAALLYIHGGGFITGSADAYHRQCARLANELGLLVVNVEYRLAPGTPFPGPLEDCYAALTWLHQHAPELGVDRERIAVAGDSAGAGLAASLAQLAHDRGEVRPAFQLLLYPMLDDRTVLRADHDGRGEFVWTPGSNRLGWTSYLGRAPRVEDAPPYAAPARREDLSGLAPAWIGVGTLDLFYLEDREYARRLTAAGVPCEFFEVDGAFHASELFMPGASVSGVFLERSLDALRRGLRLDPPNEPSE, encoded by the coding sequence ATGAACACCACAAGAATGCTCGGCTTCGGTTTGGCGCTGGGGGCGCTCGGCATGTGGATGTACTCACGACGTGCCGCGTCGTACGCGCGGCTGCATCCGGAGTTGCGCTCTCCGCTGCTGCGCTTGCGGCATCCTGCCGTCACCGCCGCGATCGTCGCGGGACTCGGCCGCGTTCCGCGCCGTGTCTCCGATCCAATCGACGTGAGCTTCGAGACGCGAGACGTGTCCGGCCCGGCGGGCGCACCGGACGTGAAGGTGCTGCTGTACCGACCTCTCGGCGGGCAGCAAAATTCGGCAGCGTTGCTGTACATCCACGGCGGCGGCTTCATCACCGGTTCTGCGGACGCGTACCATCGGCAGTGCGCGCGCCTCGCGAACGAACTCGGGCTGCTCGTGGTGAACGTCGAGTACCGTCTCGCGCCCGGCACGCCCTTTCCAGGACCGCTGGAGGACTGTTACGCCGCGCTGACGTGGCTTCACCAACACGCCCCCGAGCTCGGAGTGGACCGAGAGCGAATCGCCGTGGCGGGGGACAGTGCCGGGGCGGGACTCGCGGCGAGCCTCGCGCAACTCGCGCACGATCGGGGAGAGGTACGCCCGGCGTTCCAGTTGCTGCTGTATCCCATGCTGGACGACCGAACGGTCCTGCGCGCGGATCACGACGGGCGGGGAGAGTTCGTGTGGACGCCCGGCTCGAATCGGCTGGGCTGGACGTCCTACCTGGGACGCGCGCCTCGCGTGGAGGACGCGCCCCCGTACGCCGCGCCCGCCCGACGCGAGGACCTCTCGGGCCTCGCACCCGCGTGGATCGGGGTGGGAACGCTGGACTTGTTCTACCTCGAAGACCGGGAGTATGCACGTCGCCTCACGGCGGCGGGCGTGCCATGCGAGTTCTTCGAGGTGGACGGCGCGTTCCACGCGAGTGAGCTGTTCATGCCGGGCGCGTCGGTATCCGGCGTGTTCCTGGAGCGGAGCCTCGATGCGTTACGGCGTGGGCTGCGCCTCGACCCTCCGAACGAGCCGTCCGAATGA
- a CDS encoding NADPH-dependent FMN reductase, protein MTNPKIGIILSSTRDTRFADKPATWFFGHARQRTDLDFELLDLRDFPMPLFNEVASNAWVPSQNEVAIRWQQKLTEFDGFVIIAAEYNHGPTAVLKNALDYAYPEWNKKPVAFVGTAPSARPARSNNCASSRSSFRWCRSERPFTCRVEISSRCCSRKRPSRT, encoded by the coding sequence ATGACGAACCCCAAGATCGGCATCATCCTCAGCAGCACCCGCGACACCCGCTTCGCCGACAAGCCCGCCACGTGGTTCTTCGGCCACGCACGGCAACGCACCGACCTCGATTTCGAACTCCTCGACCTGCGAGACTTTCCGATGCCGCTGTTCAACGAGGTCGCGTCGAACGCCTGGGTGCCCAGCCAGAACGAAGTGGCGATCCGCTGGCAGCAGAAACTCACGGAGTTCGACGGCTTCGTGATCATCGCCGCCGAATACAACCACGGCCCGACCGCCGTGCTCAAAAACGCCCTGGACTACGCGTACCCCGAGTGGAACAAAAAGCCCGTCGCGTTCGTCGGTACGGCTCCGTCGGCGCGGCCCGCGCGATCGAACAATTGCGCCTCGTCGCGATCGAGCTTCAGATGGTGCCGATCCGAACGTCCGTTCACCTGCAGGGTGGAGATTTCTTCGCGGTGTTGCAGCAGAAAAAGACCATCGAGGACTTGA